TATACAAAGTCACGTTCTGCTAATGTAGGTATGACATAAGTTGTGTTTGACTGAGCAGTTTGCATACTATAATCAATTTCGAATTCATTTTCATTAAGTGATGGTTTTACGTTAAAGTCATTGAATAATACATGGATCTTCGTATTTTCTTCTGAATCTTTAACTGTAACTTCCATTGGTAATAACGTTTTTCCGTTAATTATGATTTTTTGTGATGTTAAATCACGAGTTTCTCGATAATTACACTCTGTATCAAATACGTAATTACCTTCTTCTTTAACATAGATTGGCTCGTCATCGTTCAAGATATCTTGAACTAATGATTGGTAAAGATAAGGTTGAGAACTATTTAGTGGCCAATCACTTTGGAATTTAAAGCTTTTATTCAAGGCTGGAGTTAAAACAAATACTCCATCGTCATTTTTTAATATCACCTGAACGTTATCATTGTCACGGTTTGTTAATGACACCTTATAGAAATTCGGCTCTTGATACTTTACATTTACATCGAATACATGTGTCTTTTCATTTTCTGTAATTTCCATTACTGCATTTGCTTCAAATTCCTCAATTTTTTCAACCTTTTCACCTAAGCCTTTAATCACATCAGCATCTTTGTCTCCACGACCGCAAGACGCTAACACCAAAGAAAGTGCGATAACAGATAATAAAATAATTATTTTTCTCATACAATCACCTCATAAATTTTATTTCATATTTCAATTAATACTATGAAAATTAATTATAAATTATTCAAATATGAATAAAAATTCTACTAAATCAGATAATATTAATGAAATTTTTTATAGGAGGCGCATGGTATGAGTATTACATTACTACAAAAAATAGCGCTAATCGTTACAATTATAGGTGCAATAAACTGGGGATTGATTGGTTTATTTGGACCTGAAGCCGATGTAGTAGCATTACTATTCGGTGGAGATAATGGTCAAGAAGGTTTATTAGCGCGTACAATCTATACATTAGTAGGTATTACTGGTCTAATCAACATTGGATTACTGTTAGCACCTACTGAGGAATAATGCGTACAAGTTACACAAAAAGAAAACCTCAAGTCTTTATATGGCTTGAGGTTTTTAATTTGTTTAAAATCTATGTTTAGATCTTGTAACTTGCTTGTCATCGATTACGCCTTCTAATTAGATTCTTTTATTAATTACCATTTTGCCCTATTCAATTTCATTAAATATTCTCTAATATAACATATGCAATTGCATTTTGTTTAGAATGACTAATTGAAATATGTGCAATAAATTCTTTAAAGTTATGGTTTATGTATGGTTTTCCCTTTTCATCATTTAGTATCTCTATATCTGTAAAGTTTAGATTTCCGATTCCTGTACCGATTGCTTTTGAAAAAGCTTCTTTGGCAGCAAAGCGGCCTGCTAAGTAGTGTAACTTTCGATCTTTTGAATTAAAGGCATCATATTTTTCAATCTCAGCACTTGTTAATATTCGCTTTTTAAATCGATCTAGATGTTTAACATCTCTAATACGATGGATTTCAACGATATCCGTCCCTATTCCAGCTATCATGGCTCTCACCTTACCTTTGTGAATTGATGTTCAATATTCGTTTACCACTGCGTTGTAGCACATGCTTGGATACAACTACTTGTTTAAGA
Above is a window of Haloplasma contractile SSD-17B DNA encoding:
- a CDS encoding DUF378 domain-containing protein — translated: MTLLQKIALIVTIIGAINWGLIGLFGPEADVVALLFGGDNGQEGLLARTIYTLVGITGLINIGLLLAPTEE
- a CDS encoding LolA family protein, yielding MRKIIILLSVIALSLVLASCGRGDKDADVIKGLGEKVEKIEEFEANAVMEITENEKTHVFDVNVKYQEPNFYKVSLTNRDNDNVQVILKNDDGVFVLTPALNKSFKFQSDWPLNSSQPYLYQSLVQDILNDDEPIYVKEEGNYVFDTECNYRETRDLTSQKIIINGKTLLPMEVTVKDSEENTKIHVLFNDFNVKPSLNENEFEIDYSMQTAQSNTTYVIPTLAERDFVYPTYLAEGVEQHVEATVDLTNTKRYVMGFQGDQNYFVYQEYLNTEETMTTDYVYGDIIITGNGVAEIINDSSLKWIHNGIEFRIDSEELTVQELIDVSNQFTIPAGK
- the acpS gene encoding holo-ACP synthase gives rise to the protein MIAGIGTDIVEIHRIRDVKHLDRFKKRILTSAEIEKYDAFNSKDRKLHYLAGRFAAKEAFSKAIGTGIGNLNFTDIEILNDEKGKPYINHNFKEFIAHISISHSKQNAIAYVILENI